A window from Cydia strobilella chromosome 9, ilCydStro3.1, whole genome shotgun sequence encodes these proteins:
- the LOC134743885 gene encoding 26S proteasome non-ATPase regulatory subunit 10-like isoform X2, with product MKLTKTNHWIEWIDVSVTNKLNNRLIIHWAALGGNENLVDFIIRSGSPIDPWDDTSSTPLILAASAGKFEVVQLLIGKKADVNHKTGRGQTSLHYACSKGHKDIAKLLLEAGANVNEADVLHVTPLHRAASLGRNNIVELLLSQPEIKVNLEDSTGCTPLHLACEEDRESAAIMLVKAGAALDIMNKEKKTPLDLCSIKLRHTLISLVE from the exons ATGAAACTAACCAAAACTAACCATTGGATTGAATGGATTGATGTTAGTGTTACGAATAAGCTg AATAATCGCCTCATCATTCATTGGGCAGCTCTGGGTGGAAATGAGAATTTGGTTGATTTTATTATACGCTCAGGAAGTCCTATTGATCCATGGGATGACACTAGCTCTACTCCTCTGATACTAGCGGCGTCAGCGGGAAAGTTTGAGGTTGTTCAGCTACTTATTGGTAAAAAAGCCGATGTCAATCATAAGACAGGCCGGGGTCAGACTTCATTACACTATGCTTGTTCTAAGGGCCATAAAGAT ATAGCAAAGTTGCTGTTAGAGGCGGGAGCCAATGTAAATGAGGCAGATGTGTTGCATGTTACACCCCTTCATAGAGCAGCATCTCTGGGCAGGAACAACATAGTTGAGCTGCTGTTAAGTCAAccagaaataaaagtaaatctgGAAGATTCTACAGGCTGTACGCCTTT acatTTAGCATGTGAAGAAGACAGAGAATCAGCTGCAATAATGTTGGTTAAGGCAGGAGCTGCTTTAGATATTATGAATAAGGAAAAGAAAACCCCACTTGACCTTTGTTCAATTAAGCTCAGACATACTTTAATATCTCTTGtggaataa
- the LOC134743885 gene encoding 26S proteasome non-ATPase regulatory subunit 10-like isoform X1: MSIGSVYETAYKGDFNQVKVKIDQDATLITTTDSNNRLIIHWAALGGNENLVDFIIRSGSPIDPWDDTSSTPLILAASAGKFEVVQLLIGKKADVNHKTGRGQTSLHYACSKGHKDIAKLLLEAGANVNEADVLHVTPLHRAASLGRNNIVELLLSQPEIKVNLEDSTGCTPLHLACEEDRESAAIMLVKAGAALDIMNKEKKTPLDLCSIKLRHTLISLVE, from the exons ATGTCGATTGGATCAGTATACGAAACCGCTTACAAAGGTGATTTCAATCaagttaaagttaaaattgATCAAGATGCAACCTTAATAACAACTACGGATTCG AATAATCGCCTCATCATTCATTGGGCAGCTCTGGGTGGAAATGAGAATTTGGTTGATTTTATTATACGCTCAGGAAGTCCTATTGATCCATGGGATGACACTAGCTCTACTCCTCTGATACTAGCGGCGTCAGCGGGAAAGTTTGAGGTTGTTCAGCTACTTATTGGTAAAAAAGCCGATGTCAATCATAAGACAGGCCGGGGTCAGACTTCATTACACTATGCTTGTTCTAAGGGCCATAAAGAT ATAGCAAAGTTGCTGTTAGAGGCGGGAGCCAATGTAAATGAGGCAGATGTGTTGCATGTTACACCCCTTCATAGAGCAGCATCTCTGGGCAGGAACAACATAGTTGAGCTGCTGTTAAGTCAAccagaaataaaagtaaatctgGAAGATTCTACAGGCTGTACGCCTTT acatTTAGCATGTGAAGAAGACAGAGAATCAGCTGCAATAATGTTGGTTAAGGCAGGAGCTGCTTTAGATATTATGAATAAGGAAAAGAAAACCCCACTTGACCTTTGTTCAATTAAGCTCAGACATACTTTAATATCTCTTGtggaataa
- the LOC134744153 gene encoding diacylglycerol kinase epsilon, with protein METLHILNDVIFNHYFLIGGLFLSYLVYRILHALFGDNNYLQTKYRSRGHTWRSIQCNKSIPYNIYCTVCGKLMLPLVGLFCECCGVSACKRCRRVVDKKFRCKQFTWPVDKQFHHHWVHIGNSRAEHSDNNDDTIRKYYCCWCQRTKLCHDSAFNDSEQCDFQKYRNIMIPPACVQVENGVVTGIKPPTYPDWEPLFIFANRKSGSNRSDEVLSLFRGLLNPIQVVDMAETAPESVVRWMPPRARVLVAGGDGTVAWALNVLHAAPHVKASVAILPMGTGNDLSRVLGWGAGLASHLDAQAIINDVQHAEEQLLDRWKITIKPTRGRLRSRGRERIMYAYNYASIGVDAQVALDFHRARSQFLYRYGSRMLNYMAYVLMGAGRALDSRCDGLEQRLRVSLDAREPLALPPIQALVALNIPSWGAGVQLWNMGNEGDVEEQSISDGKIEVVGISSSFHIARLQCGLAEPYRFAQASQIKIELEGCCAMQVDGEPWVQRPATVLVEPAGQGRVLRKPQAE; from the exons ATGGAAACGTTACACATTTTAAATGACGTTATAttcaatcattattttttaattggtgGTTTATTCTTGAGTTATTTGGTTTACCGAATACTTCACGCACTTTTTGGtgataataattacttacaaacCAAATATAGGTCTCGAGGTCATACGTGGAGAAGCATACAATGTAACAAGTCCATTCCTTATAACATTTAT TGTACAGTATGTGGTAAGTTGATGCTGCCTCTAGTAGGGCTTTTCTGCGAGTGCTGCGGTGTGAGCGCGTGCAAGAGGTGTCGCCGCGTTGTTGATAAAAAGTTTAGGTGTAAACAATTTACTTGGCCAGTTGACAAACAGTTCCACCATCATTGGGTTCACA TTGGTAATAGTAGAGCAGAACATTCCGACAACAATGATGACACTATCCGCAAATATTATTGCTGCTGGTGCCAGAGGACGAAGCTATGCCATGATAGTGCTTTCAATGACTCCGAG CAATGTGATTTCCAGAAGTATCGTAACATAATGATTCCACCAGCTTGTGTGCAAGTTGAGAATGGAGTTGTAACTGGCATAAAGCCGCCTACATATCCAGATTGGGAACCACTCTTCATTTTTG CTAATCGTAAATCCGGAAGCAATAGAAGTGATGAAGTGCTATCACTTTTTAGAGGGCTATTGAATCCCATTCAG GTGGTGGACATGGCCGAGACAGCGCCGGAGAGCGTGGTGCGGTGGATGCCGCCACGAGCGCGAGTTCTCGTAGCCGGCGGCGACGGCACCGTTGCCTGGGCGCTCAACGTGCTGCATGCGGCGCCACATGTCAAG GCATCAGTGGCCATATTGCCAATGGGCACCGGCAACGACCTCTCCCGGGTGCTGGGTTGGGGGGCCGGTCTCGCCTCGCATTTAGACGCGCAGGCCATCATCAACGACGTACAACACGCTGAAGAACAGCTCCTAGACAG GTGGAAGATCACAATAAAACCCACACGCGGACGCTTACGCAGCCGAGGCCGCGAGCGCATCATGTACGCATACAACTACGCGAGCATCGGTGTGGACGCGCAGGTCGCGCTGGACTTCCACCGCGCGCGCTCGCAGTTCCTCTACAGATACGGCAGCCGGATGCTCAACTAC ATGGCCTACGTGTTAATGGGCGCCGGGCGCGCCCTGGACAGCCGATGCGACGGGCTGGAGCAGCGCCTGCGCGTGAGCCTGGACGCGCGCGAGCCGCTCGCTCTCCCGCCCATACAGGCGCTCGTGGCGCTCAACATCCCCTCCTGGGGCGCCGGCGTGCAGCTCTGGA ATATGGGGAATGAAGGAGATGTAGAAGAACAAAGTATTAGCGATGGAAAAATTGAG GTTGTTGGCATATCGTCGTCATTCCACATAGCGAGGCTGCAGTGCGGGTTAGCGGAGCCCTATCGCTTTGCACAAGCTTCGCAAATAAAG ATCGAGCTGGAGGGATGTTGCGCGATGCAAGTGGACGGGGAGCCGTGGGTGCAGCGCCCGGCCACCGTGCTGGTGGAGCCGGCCGGGCAGGGCCGCGTGCTGCGCAAGCCCCAAGCCGAGTAG
- the LOC134744154 gene encoding mitochondrial dicarboxylate carrier has protein sequence MSSDPAKVSRWYFGGLASAGAASITHPLDLLKVQMQTQKGKSDSLLKLTGNVLKKHGIMGLYSGISASITRQLSYSSARFGIYEVSKQYFAPKDGSALPFYMSAFLAGLGGLAGGLVGNPADLVNVRMQNDVKLPKENRRNYKNVFHGMYSVVRKEGVMQLWAGASMNCSRAVLMTIGQLSFYDQIKELLLSTPYFGDNIVTHVTSSLCAGGIATTLTQPVDVLKTRAMNAKHGEVKGLLSLVASTAKEGPIAFYKGYIPAFARLAPHTILTFVFLEQLRINFGYIKGN, from the exons atgtCTTCAGACCCAGCCAAAGTTTCACGATGGTATTTCGGAGGTTTGGCTTCAGCAGGGGCGGCCAGCATCACTCATCCACTGGACTTGCTCAAAGTACAAATGCAAACACAAAAAGGGAAATCAGATTCCTTACTCAAACTCACTggaaatgttttaaaaaaacatg GTATTATGGGCCTATACTCCGGCATATCAGCCTCAATCACGCGCCAGCTTAGTTACTCCTCAGCCCGTTTTGGAATATATGAAGTTTCTAAACAGTACTTTGCACCAAAAGAT GGCAGTGCATTACCTTTCTACATGTCTGCATTCCTAGCTGGGCTGGGGGGGTTGGCAGGAGGTCTCGTAGGAAATCCCGCGGATTTAGTCAATGTACGCatgcaaaatgacgtcaaactCCCTAAGGAAAATAGACGaaa TTACAAAAACGTGTTCCACGGGATGTATTCCGTAGTCCGGAAAGAGGGAGTGATGCAGCTGTGGGCCGGGGCTAGCATGAATTGCAGCCGAGCAGTTCTGATGACCATTGGCCAGCTCTCCTTCTATGACCAAATCAAAGAATTGCTTCTGTCCACTCCGTACTTCGGGGACAATATTGTCACGCATGTCACTTCCAGTCTTTGCGCT GGTGGAATAGCAACAACGCTAACACAGCCGGTCGACGTGCTCAAAACAAGGGCAATGAACGCGAAGCACGGAGAAGTGAAAGGTCTGTTAAGCCTCGTAGCAAGTACGGCCAAAGAAGGCCCCATAGCGTTCTATAAAGGGTACATTCCAGCGTTTGCGCGACTCGCACCTCACACCATTCTCACATTCGTGTTCTTAGAAcagcttagaataaactttGGATATATCAAAGGGAATTAG
- the LOC134744155 gene encoding uncharacterized protein LOC134744155, giving the protein MASDIISSLHLDKNTTSRVIVAKEINGCDSSFITSCILGNCIKSKQAVLFIATHNSLLHYQNVGLKMNYNLQKHVDAGLVHFLKLDEELVNLLMANEEKSLENIFTSINQIVQTLKLNNNVVHIILDGVSHLFDMQYTLRNVNKFCNQLIQLNRGNIASFVLFHCNVAHEEDVTHVMANLLCHTAHTILEVRNLLSGLSADVSGHLTIKYPGHKFEDEHINTIDMKPSRYLFKLFDRGVKLFAPGTV; this is encoded by the coding sequence ATGGCATCAGACATAATATCAAGTCTCCATCTGGATAAAAATACGACCAGCAGAGTGATTGTTGCTAAGGAAATCAATGGGTGTGATAGTTCATTTATTACTAGCTGCATACTTGGTAACTGCATTAAAAGTAAACAGGCTGTCCTGTTCATAGCTACTCATAATTCTCTTCTCCATTACCAAAATGTAGGACTAAAAAtgaattataatttacaaaagCATGTAGATGCTGGCCTTGTACATTTTTTAAAACTAGATGAAGAACTTGTTAACCTTTTGATGGCCAATGAAGAAAAATCActagaaaatatatttacttctATAAATCAAATTGTACAAACTTTGAAGCTGAATAACAATGTAGTCCATATTATTTTGGATGGTGTTTCTCATTTGTTTGACATGCAGTACACTCTTAGAAATGTCAACAAGTTTTGCAATCAATTGATTCAGTTAAATAGAGGTAACATAgcttcatttgttttatttcactgTAATGTAGCACATGAAGAAGATGTGACTCATGTAATGGCGAACCTCCTTTGCCACACAGCCCATACAATTCTGGAAGTCAGAAACCTTTTGTCAGGCTTGAGTGCTGACGTGTCTGGACACTTAACCATTAAGTATCCAGGACACAAGTTTGAAGATGAACACATAAACACCATTGACATGAAACCTTCTCGGTATCTATTCAAACTATTTGATAGAGGTGTTAAACTGTTTGCCCCGGGCACTGTATAA